The genomic interval GTAGGCGGGGGTAAGGATGTTATGTAATTCCTGCTTTTGTTTATCCGTGATGCCGCGGTAGGTCCGGCCCTTGAATATTTCCTGGAATCCGTTATACGAGATGATCAGGCTGTCTCTGCGCTGCAGTTCGTTGTACGCTGCTGCCAGCTGGTTGAAAATTGTAAAATATTCGGGCAGTCTATTAGGCTCTTGCGTTTGCCCAAGAGCAAGCTTTAACCGGCTAACGGCTAATTCGTATTGGCGGTTCGCCAGGCTGCGTTCAAGATCAGCCCAGCCCAGGTTGGCATAGCCCTTCATTTCCGAATAATAGTTAAGGCTCCAGTCATCAGCGCCGATCATCTCGCCTGTCCTATAAACCGCATCGAAGTATGACAGCAGTCCATTGAACCGTGACCGTGTTAGCAGGCTTTCCGCGCTTTCCGCGACATGAATACCGGACCGGCCCAGGTTAGAGTCCAGCATTATCCTGATCCCGGCGAGCTCATCTCCATGCGGGTCTTCGAGCAGGGCCGCGGTCTCGCAGCACCCTTCGAATATGGAACTGGCTTCCTCATAATAAGCTTCCGCGTCGTTCGCGAGCCTGTCCGCCGTGAACAGTATATTCCTGATCGTGAACAACGGAGGCAGACCGGTGCGGTTAATGACCGGTTTGAATTCTTTAAAATACCCGGCTGGTTCGTATGGATCTTCTAACGCCGCGTCAAGCGCGGTCATAGCAAGGGACGTGTCGCCGCCAGCCAGAGCAAGGAAATAGGCTTTCCAAAAATAGGCTTCAGCCTCCCGGGTACTGGGGTTGTCAGACCATTTTTCGTTCAGGCCGAGTTCCAGATTGACCCGCGCCTGCGCGAGCGTGTCACCTAATCGCGTAAAATTTTCCAGTGCGTTTTCCAAATCTGACCGGTTGATGGTTTTCAATGCGGCTTTTGACCATTCGCCGTTGCTACCGGCGATCGAATCGGCGATAGCTTTGCCACCCTTGGTTTCTATCATAAGTTTGTAAAAGGTTTCGATATTTTGCCAGTCATGGTCATTCATGGCGTTTTTCAGTCCCTGCCCGAGATATTGAGCGCTGATGTTCGGCTTTTTCCGATCAGTATAGATCTGGGCGATCTGCATCAGCGCTTTTGAGCGGAAAACCGAAGGTTTCCCCGGTAGGTCAATCAGGGTTTTCTCAAGCAACTCAAGGCGCTGGCTCTGGGAAAGTTCGAACAGCTGCTCGGTTGCCAGGACATATGTAAGATCCGCGATAAATTGGACGCGGTCATCCGGAAACTGACTGGCAATGCCGTCGGTCGCGTCGATGATCATCTGGACAATACCGGCATCTTTTACTTTTTTGGTGTCCTGCCCTTGTTTTAGCAGGTTTACCCAGGCATCAAGGACGCCATGGGTATAGTTAAGCATGTTATTCTTGATCATATATACAAGCATGCGGCCAAACTCGTCATGGATAACGCGATTTGCCGGATCTCGCCGGATAAGTATGTTCGCTTTTGTGAACCGCGCCGTGACCTCTTCATACGGCAAGTTTGCTCGCGAAAGATATTCGACCGACTTATTTATTTCAGCGACTGCCTGGTCCAGACTTTCCTGCTCGGCATACGCGAAGCTGATAAGGAAATACACGCGGCCCAGGTTGCGGTCGCTAAGCGATCCGCTTTGCGCACTGTGCGCGTAAATCGAGTCCAAACGGGCGGTGATCTCAGATAGATCTCCTATAGTGGTCATGAGCGGGATCAGGTTTTCAGCTTGGGGTGTTATCATTGAATCCAGCTCAACTGTTTCTTTAAGCGCTTCAACGGTCTTATCGACCGCCGGCGGCTTTCTGCCCAGAGCGTTTTGCACGGTCGCCTGACTCATCAGGTTGGCGATGATCCCTTCGGGATAATCGTATTTATAACAAACTGAACACGACTTGGCGAAGAAATAAAGGGACGGTTCAGGAAAATTTGATTGGGCAAGGACCATTGCCAGGCCGTTACAGAAATCGGCTGTGACTTTATCCAACAAACGTGGGCTGCAGATCGGTGCGTAGTGGAATTTTAAGGAATCTAAAAGCAGTGACAAACGGCTGGAACTGACCAGCGACGGGCAGCTGTCGATAATGGCCTGCCACTCGTCTTGTTCGACCGCGTTGATGACCATGCTGGTGAGGCTCGTGTCAGGCAGGATGCTGCTGGTCAACGTGTCTAGGCTAATGTCTTCGATGCCCGAGCCTTCGCTATCGAAGTCAAAGCCAGCGAATAATAGACCGCTGCTAAACAAAAAGAGAAATAATAATGATATGAACCGCGTCCGTGTGTTTTTCCATAACATATCCATATAATATAAAAGGCGGACAATAAATCAATACCTTTTTATCATCTTGCTAAACGAGCCGCGCTGCCAAGTATTCTATTGACACGTATCACGTTTTGTATAATATGTGTTATGATTTCTAGAAAGGTAGCACGAAAGCATGGAGTTAATAGACCCGGCGCGATAAGGTTCGGCGTTTCTATGGGCCGGGAATTGCTCGTTCAATTCGACGCGCTGATCCGCGAACTCGGTTTGCCCAATCGCTCCGAAGCGATCCGCCATCTGATCCGGGAGCGGTTGGTCCAACAGGAATGGCAGGTCCCAAACGCCGAGACGATCGGCACGGTGACCATCGTCTACAACCATGAGGTCAGGGAACTGACCGAGCGCCTGACCGAATTGCAGCACCAGCACCACAAACAGATAATATCGACCATGCATATCCACCTTGACCAGCACAACTGCCTGGAGATCCTGGCGATCAAGGGAAAGGGCACTGAGGTAAAGCGGATCGCCGACCGGCTGTTGGGCACCAAGGGGATAAAACTCGGCAAGCTGACCATGACCACGACCGGCAAGCAGGTGCCTTGATGTGTTAATATGCATATTCCCGATGGTTTTTTAAGCGCTCAGACCTGGATACCGGCCTGGATCGTCTCTTTGGCGGGCATCGGATACTCGCTTAAAAGGGCGACGCGTGTCGTCAAAGACCGGTTGATACCGCTCATGGGCGTGATGGCGGCTTTCATCTTTGCGGCGCAAATGCTTAATTTCCCCGTGATGACCGGGACGTCCGGACACCTGCTGGGCGGCGTCCTGGCTGCGGTTTTGCTCGGGCCTTACGCCGGCGCGGTCGTCATTACGGTGGTCCTGATCGTTCAATGTTTGGTCTTTCAGGATGGCGGTCTTACCGCGCTGGGCGCTAATATTTTGAACATGGGATTGATCGGCACGATCGCGGCTTATTATGTATTTAAACTCCTGCTTATGATTATTGGCAAGCAGGGATTACTGGCCGCCGTAGCGGTCGCTGCCTGGTTATCGGTCGTGCTTGCCTCGGCCGCCTGTGCCTTGGAGCTTGCGATATCCGGAACATCACCGATCGCCATCGCCCTGCCCGCGATGACGGGCGTCCACGCGCTCATCGGCCTTGGTGAAGCGGTGATCACGGTTTTGATCGTGGGTTTCGTTCTCAGGACGCGGCCCGATCTGCTTTATGGCATGAATCCCAGACCCGCGGAGGCAGACAACGGATAAAAGATTCTTTTTGCTATTTTTACTGGCTGCCGTCTTGCTGGCGTTGATCATATCTCCCATCGCTTCGCCGCGACCCGACGGTCTGGAAAAGGTCGCCGGGGACAAGGGCTTCATCGAGAAAGCGGATGTGAAACCCACCGTACGTTCGCCGCTACGCGATTATATCATGCCCGGGATCAAAAATGAAAAAGTTGCGACCGCGATCGCCGGAGCGCTCGGTACGCTGCTGGTATTCGGGATCGGATACGGACTGGCAGCGATACTCGGAGCAAAGCAAAGGAATAAAAAGGGCAGCAACAATGCATCATAGCTTCCTGGACAAGCACGCCGACCTCAAAAGCATCCTGCACCGCCGGGACCCGCGGGTCAAAACCATTATTTTCATGGCTTTCATCATCTCCATTATATTTACGGATTCCGGATCGTACTCGCTGTTCGCCGCTTATGGCGGCATGATCTTGCTTTTGATCATATTATCCCGTATCCCGCTTTTATTCCTTTTTAAACGGTCTTTGGTCGTGATCCCGTTCGTGCTCGTGATCGCAGCGTTTATTCCCTTTTTTAAAAAAGGGCACGTGATCGGCGGTTTTTCACTGGGTGTTTTGAAGCTGACCGTGACCTATGATGGTCTGATGGTTTTGTGGAACGTCTTCATAAAATCTTATTTATGCGCGTTCTGCATGATCTTGCTCACAAGCAGCACCAGGTTCACGGATCTGCTCAAGGGCATTGAGAGACTCCATTGTCATAAACTTATCGTAATGGTTTTGTCATTCATGTACCGGTATGCTTTCGTGTTTGAGGATGAAATGGAGATGATGCAGCAGGCAAAATTGAGCCGGACCGTCGGCGGATCGCGTTGGTTTCACTTTAAGATACTCGCCAACATGCTTGGCAGTCTGTTCGTGCGAAGCTATGAAAGGGGGGAGGCGGTTTATCTGGCAATGTGCAGCCGCGGTTTCAATGGCGAGATCAAGACCATGGATCGGCTTAAACTATCGGGTATTGATCTCGTATTTTTGTTGTCGATCAGCGCCGTTTTGGTTTCCTTAAGGTTGCTATTAACTTGATGACGATATGAATAATAATACTAAGGTTATCGAGATAAACGATCTAGGATTTTCATATCCGGACGGCAAAAAAGCACTGTGCGGAGTCAGTTTTCACGTCTGCAGGGGAGAGGCTTTGGGTATCGTCGGTCCTAATGGTGCGGGAAAGTCAACGCTCCTGCTCCATCTTAACGGCATCCTCATGAACCAGAAAGACAAGACAGACCAAACAGACAAGAAAGACCAGATTGGCGTTAAGATACTTGGTCTTGAAATGAAACAGGAAAACTTGCCTAAGATAAGGAGCAAGGTGGGTCTGGTCTTCCAGGACCCGGATAACCAGCTTTTCATGCCCACGGTCTTCGAAGATGTCGCGTACGGGCCATTGAACATGGGCATGACCAGGGATCACGTGTTAAATAGCGTTGAAAGGGCGCTGGAGCAGGTCGATATGGCTGGTTCTGATAAACGCTTGTCCCATCACTTGAGTTTCGGAGAGAAAAAACGCGTTTCCATTGCCACGGTGCTTTCCATGGATGCGGAGATCCTCGCCCTGGACGAACCGACGAGCAACCTTGATCCCAAACACCGCCGCGGATTGATCGACTTTTTGAACCGCCTGACAGTGACGAAGATCATCGCGTCGCACGACCTGGATATGATCCTCGAGACCTGCCAGCGCGTTATCTTGATCGATCAGGGCCGGATCATCACCGACGGCCTGACCGAACATGTTCTGGGCGATAAAGAGCTGCTTGAACAGCATAACCTCGAAGTGCCATACCAATTGCAGAAAAAACATTAGTCTTTCTGGTTTCTCTGGTCTTTCACCCCGACCTCTATCCTCCCCCCTCGAGGGCAGCATCAAAGACTAAACCCTCACCTTTTTCCTCTCCCTTTAAAAGGGAGAGGGTAGGGTGAGGGATAACTGGTGTCCCCGTGGGATACGCTTTTTTTCTAATACAATCTCCTATTGACTTACCATTGTATATGTTTAAACTTATTCAGTCTTATTATATTTATATACCATAAGGGGGCCTTTAATGAAACGCATGCCGGTTTTATTTTTGGCAGTTTTCGCCGCGCTCGCTTTTGCCCAGGAGACCGGCGCGAGATATTTGATAATCACGCACGACAATTTTTATGACGCGATCGTGCCTTTCGCCGAGTGGAAGCACAAGAAGGGAATGCGCACGCGTGTCGCCAAGCTCTCGGAGACCGGCTCGAGCGCGGTCGAGATCAGGAATTATATCGTCAATGCTTATAACAACTGGCAAATACCGCCGGAATTTATTCTCTTCGTGGGCGCGCCCAATTTTATCCCATTTCCCCAAATAAGTTACGTTTACACCGACAATTACTATACGAATATGGATGCTGATATCTATAACGAGATATTGTCGGGCCGCCTGACCGTCCATAACACGACCGAAGCGCAGACCGTGGTCGCCAAGATGCTGAAGTACGAGCGCACGCCCGATGTCTCGGATTCGCTCTGGTCTCGGAAAGCATGTCTGATCGCGAACGATTATCAGGACAGCGATTCCGTCACTTACCGACTGGATTGCCAGTATTTTGCCGCTTACATGGTGGCAAACGGATATGTCCTGATAGACACGCTGTTCGCGGGCCACGGCGATAACGCCGCAACAGTCATAAACAGGGCGAACAGCGGCCGGGATTTTGTCGTGTACCGGGGAAACGGCACGAACAACTGGTACCCGCCTTTCAACGTGAACGTGGACAACCTTGCGAACGGCAATAAACTGCCGATCGTTATCTCAGGGACCTGCAATACGCTGGGCACGGGTTCAACCCCGGCCGCGGCTGAACGCTGGTTTCTGACCGGCACGCCTACGACCCTGAGAGGCGCATCGGGCTATTTCGCGACATCCACGAGCGACATCAATATCGCTTATTTGCGGAGCGCGGTCACGCGGGGTTTCTTCGACGGCATATTCCAATACCGGTACCGGACCTTTGGCCAGGCGTGCGAGCAGGGACGCATCAAGGTCTACCAGATGTATCCGTCCAGCGGCGGGCTGGATGAATATTACGGGTTCACGACCGTCGGCGATCCGGAGATGAACATCTGGACGGCCAAGCCCAAAACGATCGTGGTCAGCCACGAATCAGCGGTTAATGCGGGCGTGCCTGAGACCTTGCAGGTCGCGGTCACGTACGTGGGGGCGCCTGTCGAGTCGGCTTTCGTGTGCCTGCATTTCGATACGCTGGTCTACCTGACCGGCTACACGAACGCCAGCGGGAATATTGTTTTTTATTTCAACGTTCCCATGCCCGGTATCATGGACGTGACGGTCACGGGCAGGAACCTTTATCCGTACGAAGGCGAGGTCGCGATCACAACCGGCGATGCTTACTTGTCATACACCGGGAGTGTGATCAACGATTCGCTGGGCAATGGCAACGGCATTGTCAATCCGGGTGAGACGATACGCTTATGGGCGACGGTTAAGAATTTCGGATCAGCCGCGGTTCAGGATGTAACCGGTTTTCTCCGAAGCGCGGATACTCTTGTCTATGTCACGGACAGTATCGTGCAGTTTGGCGATTTTCCGCCGGGCTTCGCAACGGCCGGCCTTAATCCGTTCGTTTTTGACGTATCTGCAAATACTTATGCTCATCCCATAAACTTTTCACTGTTCATGAGATCGGCAGCGGGCGATACCTGGAACAGCGGGTTTTCAATATCCACGACCGGCATTGGTAGCGGCGGCGGCGGAACCGGTCCTGATACCTACGGATATTATATCTATGATGACACGGATTCCAGTACCGGTCACGCGCCCGTTTACAACTGGGTCGAGATCGCGCCGCCGGCCGGCGGATCAGGCACGATTATATCGGAAATAACCAATATGGATGACGACACGGTGACCCTGTCTCTGCCGTTTTCTTTCAAGTACTATGGCATCAACTATAACACGATCGGTGCATGTACGAACGGATTTCTGGAGTTGGGTGGCGCTACGAGCATGAGCTATGCCAATGATCCGATCCCCATGGCCGGTAAGGCAAAAAGATACGCTGCGCCATACTGGGACGACTTGAATCCGGGTTCGATGCAGATGGGGCACGGCGATATCTACCGTTATTACGATTCAGCGAATCACCGCTGGATCGTCGAATTCTACCAGGTCGCGGTCCAGATTTCTGGTCATCCCTGGGAAACTTTCCAGATCATTCTACTCGATCCGCAGTATTATCCGACGCCAACCGGTGACGGCGAGATGCTGTTCCAATATCAACAGATTTCATATGGGCAAAGCAACACGACCGGCATCGAGGACGAGACTGAATCGCGAGGAGTTGAGTACGTTTATAACTCAGTCTACGATCAAAACGCCGCGCCCATAACCAGCGGCCGGGTATTACTGATCACGACCAAACCGCCCGTGAGCCAGTATTCACCATGGCTGCATATGATCAGCTATGCGTACCGCGATTCTGCCGGCGGCAATAATAACGGTATCATCGAGCCCAATGAGGTTATCGATATCGCCCTGGTGATCAGAAATGACGGGGACACGCT from bacterium carries:
- a CDS encoding C25 family cysteine peptidase, whose protein sequence is MKRMPVLFLAVFAALAFAQETGARYLIITHDNFYDAIVPFAEWKHKKGMRTRVAKLSETGSSAVEIRNYIVNAYNNWQIPPEFILFVGAPNFIPFPQISYVYTDNYYTNMDADIYNEILSGRLTVHNTTEAQTVVAKMLKYERTPDVSDSLWSRKACLIANDYQDSDSVTYRLDCQYFAAYMVANGYVLIDTLFAGHGDNAATVINRANSGRDFVVYRGNGTNNWYPPFNVNVDNLANGNKLPIVISGTCNTLGTGSTPAAAERWFLTGTPTTLRGASGYFATSTSDINIAYLRSAVTRGFFDGIFQYRYRTFGQACEQGRIKVYQMYPSSGGLDEYYGFTTVGDPEMNIWTAKPKTIVVSHESAVNAGVPETLQVAVTYVGAPVESAFVCLHFDTLVYLTGYTNASGNIVFYFNVPMPGIMDVTVTGRNLYPYEGEVAITTGDAYLSYTGSVINDSLGNGNGIVNPGETIRLWATVKNFGSAAVQDVTGFLRSADTLVYVTDSIVQFGDFPPGFATAGLNPFVFDVSANTYAHPINFSLFMRSAAGDTWNSGFSISTTGIGSGGGGTGPDTYGYYIYDDTDSSTGHAPVYNWVEIAPPAGGSGTIISEITNMDDDTVTLSLPFSFKYYGINYNTIGACTNGFLELGGATSMSYANDPIPMAGKAKRYAAPYWDDLNPGSMQMGHGDIYRYYDSANHRWIVEFYQVAVQISGHPWETFQIILLDPQYYPTPTGDGEMLFQYQQISYGQSNTTGIEDETESRGVEYVYNSVYDQNAAPITSGRVLLITTKPPVSQYSPWLHMISYAYRDSAGGNNNGIIEPNEVIDIALVIRNDGDTLVSGVTGTLRESSTCVSLIDSTAGFGDLNVGAAGNNAADPYHVQVASNPGDTTVGFTVYFNGNGGAYEAYAYFTLFIHDPTDITEGSAAGGKPFLSVFPNPAKREMTIYLNTSAANAADRNGLKIYDVTGRMVVDLSSRITDYGFRSTVVWSGTDQNGRDVPSGVYFISVDAAGRMEKMLKVVIIK
- a CDS encoding PDGLE domain-containing protein; its protein translation is MLFLLAAVLLALIISPIASPRPDGLEKVAGDKGFIEKADVKPTVRSPLRDYIMPGIKNEKVATAIAGALGTLLVFGIGYGLAAILGAKQRNKKGSNNAS
- the cbiQ gene encoding cobalt ECF transporter T component CbiQ, whose translation is MHHSFLDKHADLKSILHRRDPRVKTIIFMAFIISIIFTDSGSYSLFAAYGGMILLLIILSRIPLLFLFKRSLVVIPFVLVIAAFIPFFKKGHVIGGFSLGVLKLTVTYDGLMVLWNVFIKSYLCAFCMILLTSSTRFTDLLKGIERLHCHKLIVMVLSFMYRYAFVFEDEMEMMQQAKLSRTVGGSRWFHFKILANMLGSLFVRSYERGEAVYLAMCSRGFNGEIKTMDRLKLSGIDLVFLLSISAVLVSLRLLLT
- a CDS encoding energy-coupling factor ABC transporter permease, which gives rise to MHIPDGFLSAQTWIPAWIVSLAGIGYSLKRATRVVKDRLIPLMGVMAAFIFAAQMLNFPVMTGTSGHLLGGVLAAVLLGPYAGAVVITVVLIVQCLVFQDGGLTALGANILNMGLIGTIAAYYVFKLLLMIIGKQGLLAAVAVAAWLSVVLASAACALELAISGTSPIAIALPAMTGVHALIGLGEAVITVLIVGFVLRTRPDLLYGMNPRPAEADNG
- the nikR gene encoding nickel-responsive transcriptional regulator NikR: MISRKVARKHGVNRPGAIRFGVSMGRELLVQFDALIRELGLPNRSEAIRHLIRERLVQQEWQVPNAETIGTVTIVYNHEVRELTERLTELQHQHHKQIISTMHIHLDQHNCLEILAIKGKGTEVKRIADRLLGTKGIKLGKLTMTTTGKQVP
- a CDS encoding ATP-binding cassette domain-containing protein, yielding MNNNTKVIEINDLGFSYPDGKKALCGVSFHVCRGEALGIVGPNGAGKSTLLLHLNGILMNQKDKTDQTDKKDQIGVKILGLEMKQENLPKIRSKVGLVFQDPDNQLFMPTVFEDVAYGPLNMGMTRDHVLNSVERALEQVDMAGSDKRLSHHLSFGEKKRVSIATVLSMDAEILALDEPTSNLDPKHRRGLIDFLNRLTVTKIIASHDLDMILETCQRVILIDQGRIITDGLTEHVLGDKELLEQHNLEVPYQLQKKH